The region CTGGCCTCGGTTGTGATGACCTATCATATTCATTAGTAAATTGTGTTGCAAAGCTTCAAAAGGAAGATAACTTACATCCAAAGCCTGCTgcacctccaacaccttgCGCACCTCGCTCAGCCAGTCCCTGCTCAGCGTCTTGGCCCACCCACCAAGGGTGTTCATCTCACGCGCCGCGTTGTCAAggtcgccctcctccaagaaGGTCTGAGTGCGGGTAAGAATGCTCTCAACATCGTCACCGGCCGCCAAGCCCTGCTTCTTGAACATCACCTTGCTCAAGAGGTAGCTAGAGGCGTGGCTAGCGACACCAGCATCCTCGGGAAGAAGAGACGCCTTGCGCACCTCGGCGGCAACGCGGCGGAATCTGTCAATCAGCTCGGCGGAAGTAGATATACCGCGCTGGTAAGCAGAAGGGTGGATGGAGGCGATGGCCGCATCGACAACCGGGTCGTCAGCGGCGATCTCCTTGAGAGCGACAAGCTCCTTGATGAAtggccgggggtggtgggcatCTTCCAAGCTGGCACGGACGGCCTCAACAGCGACGTGGAGTTGTTGGGTGCGCAGATTGGTGTCAACGACCTCGTTCAAACCAGTAGTAAGCTTCTCGAGCTCAGAGACAGCCCTGGAGAGAGACTCGATACGGCCAAGACGTCCTTcacgctcctcctcgacatgcTTCTTGATGTCCCGAGAAAACTGACGCTGTAGCTCGACAGCTTGCTCCAAAAGTTTGTTCTGGAGCTTCTGCTCAGAAAGTTTCTGCTCACGCTCCTGAATCAGCTTGATCTTGTCGTCGTAGTTGTGCTTCAATCTCTCAACCTCAGCCTCGAACTCCTGACGCCACTGCTGCTCCTGGGCCAGCATGATAGCCTCCAAACGAGACACAAGGTCGTTGGCATGCTTGTCGAATGAGTCGATGCGGGCCTTGACCTGCTTGgcagcctcttcctccgcgGCAGACTTGATGCTGAGAATTCTCTCTCCGACTTTGCTGACCTCATCCTTGGCCTTCCAGATGGTCTGGGAGTACTTGTCGGCGGCACCGTCGTAGTTGATCACcgtgatgatgtcgttgaGCATATGAACCAATTGTTGAACGATGGCGTCGTCGGCATGGGGAACAGAGAGAGGATCGATTGGCGAAGCAGGGGGCCACACAGAAGGCTCGTTGACATCAGGGGCCCTGAActccttgggcttggaagaAGTAGCGGCAGCCGGAATCAcagcaacctccttctttttctcctccacacccttgaccttcttctccagagCCGCATCCTTGGCTTCGACCTTGGGAAGAGCCACAGTCTCCTTTTTGGCCTTGGTTACAGCAGCAGGCTCGGGCTTGACGATGTCCTTGACAGTGTCCTTGACGGCGTCcttcacagcaacaacctttTGGGCCACACCACTCGACTGGCGGCCGGCATGGTCACCATCGGCCACCCTCCATGACGCACCGCTCTGGGCTGGGATGCTGACTTGCTCGCTGGCCGTATCGGCCCGTCTGCCTGTTACCCGGTTCGCAACGTTGGGGAAGCGTTTCCTAAAGTCGAGCTCCTCAAGGTACAGAACGGCCTCCTCGCCGTAGGGGACATATTGAGTGAAGAAGTCGTGGAAGTTGTCATTGATGCGGGAGTACCAAACGCCGCCACCAAACCCGAGGACACCAAGAAGTACGAGTTTCAGGAGGAAGTTGCGAAGTCTGCGGAAGaagcccttcttcttggggacGATGGGAGcgacgggaggaggaggagggggtacAACGGCGGGGCCAGGTGCCGGTGGTGTCAAGGGTGCTTGCTCGGGAGTAATCGTCGCGGCGGGGGTagtctggggaggaggtggtgggggagttgTTGGGGCAGTAAGGGTCTCAGCGGCGGGAAGCTTTGCTTCGTCGACGAGGGGCTTCTTGTCGTCGGCATAGAATCTCTAGATGCAAACAGAAGGGTTTAGTTAGCTTTCCCTTGCAACCGGTTCTAATATTTCAAAATGAGGTCATACCTGACCCGAGACAACCGCACGTCGGGCTACGGAAGCCTGCCATTGGCGCCCGGCAACGGCAGCCGCAGGCCTGCTGCCCAGCGCCCTCACTGATCGTATCGATGTACGCAAcatgagggagatggagtggCCGGTTCGGCGCAATTGGGAGGGTTAGAcgtggtgttttgggggaaGAATGCTGAGCAAAAAAGAGCTCGGCAAAGTTCCGGGAAGAAGCTGCGGGCCACAGCGAGAATCCTGGCGACAGGGTCTTGGCACCCTATCAGCTATGCGTTGCAAACGGGACTTCCACCATATACACTTTTTTTTGGCAGCCTCATACGCCTTCGATGCCAGATACTGTATGtttatacttttaagtataaCTTACCCGCAACCTTTAAcgtataaatataataaatatagcTATGTAGCCCTACTTACAACGATTATTTTgtaaatattatttcttaCGCGCGCATAATGCGCGTGGTAAAATCGATTAAAAACGAAATCTAATTATTTTTGGTTTACTGGCCCTGACTTCTATCAAGAAGTCTCACTGGACAAAAAAGCATGGTTTGGTGGAAGTCTGGTTTGCAACGCATAGAGGTCCCGACACGAAATGACATCCGACATCAGCACACCTACCTCACTTTGAATGATACAACATATGGGATGAATAGTTCGTTTTTTAAAGACCAAAACAGGTTGAGAGATACGCTTTGCATTATACTCACGCCTGTATACCCGTCCCCTCTAGTCCCTGCCGGCACCGCATCTGTCACTGAATTACCGCGGCCGTTGCAAGCTGCTGCTTCTATCTGTCTGCCTACCATACTGTACAGCGAAATGCGCCAGTCCGGCTCTCCCACACCAGGTGGCCTACCTACGCTTTCTCCTCGACCATGGTGCCGAGAAAAACACACCCGTTAAAAAACAAATCCCATAAGAAAGAtgaggtatttaaaaaaaacaacactggtaccctcctcccaacaaTACTCCGATCAaagatgtgtgtgtgtgtgtgtgtgtgtgtgtgtgtgtgtgtgtgtgagaatGTCGATGTCCCTGTCCCCGTTTAACAAAAGCCCAGATTAGCCCCAAACTGCTCTATATTCTTCCTCTGACATCCACTGCCGGTCATACGCCTGAGTCCTTGAATATGCTTCTAACCGTGTGGTTTCAAAAACCGTCTCTCATCAGCACGCGCAGGGCCCACCGGCTTGCGTGTTGGCTCCTTCGGGAGCAAGACTGACTCCGGGCCGCTGACCAGGCCGGGCATGTCTCGGCCCAACCTGATCAAGTGGAAGTTTCTTGGCAATAGCAGTAAACAACTCTTGAACGTTCTCGGCAGTCTTTGCGGATGTCTCAAAGAAGAGAAGGCCGGCTTCCTTTGCGTAGGCCTCGGCTTCGGCGGTAGGGATGGCGCGCTTGTCTGGTTGCTCCGTCACCAAATCCAACTTGTTTCCGGCAagggcgatgatgatgttctCGTTGGCTTGTCGTTGGAGTTCCTTCACCCACGACTTGGCCTTGTCGAGCGACGCCTACAGCAGTTCGGTTAGTCAGGGATGCTTCCAAAGAAGGGAGGATCCTAAACGTACGGCTTGCGTGATATCATAGACAACAACGGCGCAGTTTGCATTCCGGTAGTACATGGGCGCGAGGGACTTGTAACGTTCCTGGCCAGCGGTATCCCAAATCTCAAACTTGACAGTCGTGTTCTCGTCGAGCGAAATGGTCTGTGTTAAGAAGGCGGCACCAATAGTGGATTCCCTGTAGGAGTCAAATTGATCCTATCATCTTTCAGTCAGTTGTGTCCGGAACCTGCAGAATCCGACAGCCCGGCTCACCTTGACGAAGCGCAATACTATCGAGCTCTTTCCCACAGCAGATTCACCTAGCAAGACCAACTTGAACTGCGCGAAGCGGTTGCTCATGCCGCGAGCGCCAGGGGGTCCTCGGGAAGCCATGGTGAATGTGGTGATATGGTGTACGTTGGCTGTGGTTTGGGTGATGCAAAAGTCAAAGACCAAACCGTCGTTGACCGTTGATGGGACCTGCTGACAAGGCGGCGTTCGCTGCCAAGGAAGGTTACGGCGGGCGCTGGCGAAATGACAATGCGCGGCGGGGACTCAAGTTTCGCGGGTCGGTGTTCGCGGGGTTCTCGATAAACGCTGGAGAGACTTGTCGAGACAAAGGGTGCTCGCCGAGTTGACTGGAGTTGGATGCTGAAATGTGGTTGCCTCGAGTGATACCACGGGACCAAGAATTGGGGAAATCAGTCAAGAGCTGGGGCTGGTTGGCAGAGGTCGTTGAGAAGCAATGAGAGCAACCAGCCTGGGTCCTGGCCAATGTCAGTGCTTTCAGcgctcggcggcggcgcatGCACACGTCAGGTCGCCCGATAGGCGCAGATGCCACCCCGAGGTCTGTGCAGATTTCCACGTGATAGCAGCGGCAACTTGGTTACGTCGCCATCCTTGCCAGCCGGTCGCGGCAGATGCCAGTGGGCCATAAATGCCACAGTGCGAATGCGACTCGTGTCACGCAGATTAGGGAGAGCTTGGGAGCTGGCACCAAAAGGGCAGAGCAGCAACGCCTCCTGTTGGTCGCCTCTGGCTGGGATGTCATCACTTTGGATGAGGCTCGACATTTCCATAATTAGATGACATGTTTCAACACCGACTCTGAAGCTGCACAAAATTGACGATCTGCAGCAACCGTTCCCTTCGTTTAGACACCTCGATCGCTATCTGCACCTGCATGACGACcaagaaataaaaagataatagCTTCGATTCCGTCGTTTGGTGGCGCAACCTCTTGTCCAACATGACGCTCCCTTTCCGCGATATCAACGTCCAGACGGCGTCTGATGCCTACATCTTTACTTCGCCCTCGAGCCCCAATGCACCAGCTCTCGCTATCGACCGCCCAACTGGCGATATCCGTCTTCTTGATGCTTCCTTACTTTCCGGGAAGCGCGTCTCGCGCATTACCAGCATTGCCGGTATCCTGGGCGTGATCCAGCTGCGGTTAGGTGAGCTTCTTTATGATGGTTGCGGAGGGTTTGGGTGCGAAGAGCTTGTTACTGACTATGGTTGTGAAGACAAGtacatcatcgtcatcacaAAAGCCCAACCCGTCGGTCGTCTGCGAGGGCATATGGTCTACAAGGTTGTCTCGACAGATATCCTGCCCCTCCGCGAAAGACAAGTCAGCGACCCCGATGAGGACCGCTTCCTCAATCTTCTCCGCGGCTTCATCAAGCCCGGGCCAATGTACTTCTCGTACTCTGTCGATATTACCAACAGCTTCCAGCGCCAAGCGCAACAGGACGCCGAGAGCCCGCTCTGGAAGCGTGCTGACGACCGCTTCTTTTGGAACCGCTTCATCCAGTCCGACCTGATCAACTTCCGCAACAGTGGCGGCCGCGGTCAGCCTGCTCCTCAGCCAAACATCGACCCTTATATCCTCCCGGTCATCTTTGGCATGCTCGAGATCCATCCAACAACGTTCAAGGGCACCCCTTTAACGATTGCGCTCATTTCCCGTCGCTCCCGCCACCGCGCTGGAACCCGTTATTTTACCCGTGGTCTCGATGACCAAGGCCACGCCGCCAACTACAACGAAACCGAACAGGTTGTCATTCTCAACGACCACACCACCGGTCTTGGCGGCTCGTcatggcagcaacaacaaaagtCATCCTCTCTCGCCGACGGTGTAGGCAAGGAGATGCAAATCCTCTCCTACGTCCAAACCCGCGGCAGCGTCCCCGCCTACTGGGCTGAAATCAACACTCTAAAGTACACCCCTAAGATCCAGATCCGCGCCATCGAAGCCGCCTACCCAGCCGCCAAAGCCCACTTTGACGAACAGATCCGCATCTACGGCGACAACTACCTGGTAAACCTTGTCAACCAAAAGGGCCGCGAAGTCCCCGTCAAGGAGGCCTACGAGAAGGTAGTAGAGATGCTCGTCTCTCGGCCCAAAGAACACGTCCAGGGCGACCAGCGGACTGACGAGAAGTTCCACACCATCGAGACAGCCGAGAAGAAATCCCAGTTTGACAGGCTGCACTACATCTACTTTGACTTTCACGCCGAGACCAAGGGGTTGCAGATGCACCGCGCCCAGCTGCTTATCGACCGGATGCGCGAGGCGCTCGTGGCCCAGCAGTACTTCCGTGCTAGTGTTGACTCTACCCCCggtaacaacaacaagaccgACGGCGGGAGGTTGGACGTCCGGTCGCTGCAGACGAGTGTAGTGAGGACAAATTGCATGGATTGTCTGGACAGGACGAACGTGGTACAGTCTATGCTTGCTCGGTGGACGCTGGACAGGATGTTTATTGATCTGGGCTTGCTGGCTAGGGGGAGCAGGTTCGCGGATGAAGACGCGGCGTTTGAGCTGATGTTCCGAAATATGTGGGCTGATAATGCGGATGTGGTGTCGAATGCGTATTCCGGTACCGGGGCTATGAAGACTGATCTGACGAGAACGGGCAAGAGGACCAAGGCTGGTGCGCTGCAGGACGGAAACGTGGCTGTTACGAGATACTGCAAGAACAACTTTTTGGACGGGCCGAGGCAGGATGCGTTTGATTTGTTTTTGGGTGTGTATCAACCCAGCGTGGGGGGAGGTCTGGTGTTTGTGGACAGGAGGCCGGTGTTGATCCAGGCGGTGCCGTATATTGCGGCGTTTGGGCTTTTTTTTGTGCTGATGGGGATGTACTCGCCGAGACTGCCCGACGCGGCCGTGTGGCCGATGAGGTTGTTTATCTTGTTTTGGACGGGGGTGACGGGGTGGGCGCTGTGGTTTATTTTCAATAACGGGATGCTCTACGTAAGttttttttgtctctttttGGGACCTGTAACAGTTTGCTGACATACTACAACAGGTAAACTGGCCCAAACTCAACCCCAGACCTTGGGCAACGGAGGGCTACCACGAGACGATTAGCCGGGTGCGCAAGGACAAGGTTCTCGGGCCGCTGGTGGCCAGGCACGAGAGGGGCTTGTCTGTCGCGAGGTACATCAATGCCGAGGAAGGCAAGAAGAGGATCGAGTAGACCGCACAGCAAGTGTCACTCCTTCATGGCATCGAGGGGGGAACAACACTTGTTTTCTTGGCTTCATTTTTGTACGCCCACCCCCTCGAGCTggtcttgtttcttttgtcagCTTTTTTTGTGAATGGACCGCTTTTGAAGGAATTGTTTTAGTACTGGTTAGACTTGTCTTCTTGTTTTATCTTCGCTTCGCACACAACTCCTACTTCGATCCGTATAATAGCCTGCTGCGGGAAGAGACAACGAGCAAGGGGTTAATCAAAGGTTATTTATTTGGTTGCATTTACCTTGAATACATTCTAAGTCTATCGGGTCATTTGATGGGTTGTATTTTCTAAATTCGCTTGATTTGTATTGTAGGTAGATTTTCAATGGCAAGAGTATCAAAAGCATTGGACTCAACCATCTGCAAATAGAGCAGATGGAACGAGGAGAAAAAATGCAAAAAAAGTGGGCCGAGCCAGGGCTTGAACCTGGGACCACTTGCAAGTTGAAATACTTGGAACGAATTCCCAAAGCAAGTATGCTACCACTACACCACACGGCCTGTGATTTGTTGTTGCATAAAAGTTAGTGGAAAGAGTTTATCAATGGATCCCACGTTGGGCTGCGCCACAAACCACAACACTCGACGACAACTTTGGGCGATATCAACATTTCacttctcccctccttcttccacttcaTTCGTTTATTCTTTCAATTCAATTACTCAAATCCACAGTTACTATTTCTGACTGCTTGCTTCCTCTCTTCAACCGCATCTTTCCATCCTTGGGTATCGATCCCTCTTTGAACCCCAAGCAAAGAAACGGTGCTATAGAAGCCCAAGAAAGAGGCTAGCAAACAACACCCTatccaagaaaaaaaaccatatttctctctctctctctctctctctctttcgcacacacacacacacacacgcgcCCACCTACTCCCCAATTATCCTATTACCCATTACCTTGTTCAACCCTCACCTTCAAAAATGATATGATTTACCTCActccaaccacaacaaccacctaaccaacctccaccctcccctcccaagcccaatcaccaccctcgaaaTCATCACCATaaaccaaacccaccacaTAAACCCAACAAGCACCCACTCCACTCCCAACCACCCCGCCCTCCTAAGCCACCTAAACCGCCTCCTACGGCGCCGCAACATCTTCTCAATGtggtccaccaccctcttgacCTTCAGCCTCTGGCCCGCAACCAAATCATGATTCGCCTCGTCCGCCTCGTCCGCAGCCCTATGCGCGAGGTCGGTCAGCTCCCCGGCGATCTTCCACCTTGTTGCCtcgaccttcttctccaagtgGGGCGCCGTCTCCCTGGCGAACTTGTCGTGCGTGAACTGAAACTGCGCGGCTGTGGCCTCCATTGCAGATGACAGAGTCCGTGCGGCGAGGGGATAGAGATCTATTTGAGCAACGGGGCGGGTGACCAATCTGTGTCTTGTTTCTGGGTCAGGACATAGGGATATAACGTCCTTCCAGGCAAAGTCCGGTTGGCCATCTGGGGAGTGGCTAGAGATATGGGAGGAGTGAGGGGACGTCAAAAGCTTGCGGTCTTTGGCACGGCGATCTACCTCCATTGCATGGATTCCAGAGCTGAGAATCAGCGCCTTCAAGCGGGCGATTTCCCGTTTGGAGATTACTGGCCGCGTTGGAGTGCTACCACCACGGTCGGCAATGGACCAGTGGCGGCTGGAAGATACGGTAGAGAATTGTCGGGGTTTGTGAAAGGGTAGTGGTGCCATGTCGGTACGATCGATCCTCCAGTCGGCGCTCTTCCGGGACTCGACGTCTGATTCAACCTGTTCCTTGCGCCTCTCCAACAAGGGAGGCGGCGATGCACTTGGTGATGCATCTTGAATATCGATCCTTGGCGGCTTGAGGAGGTCGAACCGCGATGACCGTCGGCTGAGTGGCTGTGCTGGTGGGTGTGGTAGCAACCCAGTTTGCTGTTCACTGTTCGCTGGCTTGGCGGTGTTTGCTACCGAGACGAACTGTGGTAAAGGCTCAACCTGATGCTTTCCGTTTTGCGTCGATGGCGTCCGACCATGACCCCGTCGAAAAACCCGAGGACCACGGGACCTACCcctggcctcggcctcagAATCTGACGAAGAGGTGGTAGAGTACTGATCATCACCAGCGTCCTTTCGCCAAACCATATCACTGATCTTGGACACGCCGCTTCGCAGGACAGTGTCGATACGAGGGCCACGGAACAGCGACCTGAGGCCGCCTCCAACATCTTCAGGTTTAAGCTTGACACTGCCGACACTCTTATGTGACCGGTGACTCGAGTCTGTGCCTTTGGTTACTATCCTGCCGATCGGACTCCTTGACGGTCTTCTTTCCGGGGATGACACGGCACTCCAATCCGGCTCGGGCGAGGCAAAGAGCTTCTCGTTCAGCGGCGCTGGTGTCTCGGGCTCTTCTGCGCTTGCATAATTGTCCGCAATGCGCTCCTTACTACGCTCACGGAAAATGCTCTTAACCTTGCTCAGCGGGTTTCGTGATGGAGAGCTTGGTCTGCTGGATAAGGGTGATAAATCCATCCCGATTGCTGGGACTAGACCGACATCTCGATTTGGCCGCAAATCTGGGGAGTTGGGCTGTGACGTATCATAATCCACCGAGAATCTTCTACCTCTCGAAGGGACCTCGAGACTAGCACGGCCCGGAACAGGTGGAGAAGGACGGTGGTGTAAGCCTGTGAGCCTGCATTCGCCCTCGCTCAGGTCGGCGCGCGAATCCGTCCCACGAGACAAAGGCTTAGTCTGGGTCGCATCTGATGCGGCGTTGTTCAAAAGATCTCGCTCAGGGGTCGCCGGGTTGAGGCTAGCAAACTTCATACGTAGCGCCTCGTGGTCATAAAGGGCTGGTGAAGACTCCGACCCCCTCTGTTCCCTGGCtatcatctcctccatctgctTCTCCAAAACAGATCTTACAGTAGTTGTAGCAGTGCCGGCTCTggcccgccgccgcctgtCACTGTCTGTGTCTGATGATTCGGATACAGAGGCTCTTCGGATACGCAGAAAATCTCTGTTGTTAACAGAGCTAttttggcggtgatgggatCCTTTCAGAGCTCGTAGCTTCTGCTGTGCCCGATCCCTAGCTGTACTCAGGACATGCTCATGCTCATGTTTGGGTGGCGGGGCCTCTGGCTGTGGCTTCTCGCCAGAGTCTGAAGAATCTTTAGTTGAGCTCGGTGTTGTCAGCCGTGGGGCCTCGTCGCGTAATGGCAATGGCCTGGAAGCGTCCGTTCCCTGGGGAAACACTCGCTTCCAGTGGCGATCCTCCACCAGCCGTTTATTATCATCAAGCTCCAGCCAGTAGACATCTGCGATCATGTCTGCAGGATCAATCGCCCAGTCGACTCGCGGTCTCTTTGGTTTAGCAGCAGAGGTCGTTGACCGAGAAACGTTGGATGGCGGAGAGCTTTGAAATGATGCAGCTTGTGCGCCTGAAAAGGGGGGCAAGGCAGGATTGCCTGGTATTCGAGCTTGACCGGTGGCCACCCATTTGGCAACCTCGTCAATCCACTCAGATACTCTGGGGACATCGTTAAACCCCTGGCCTTCACCATCAATAGCTTTCCGCTCGCGGGCTCTGACTTTGCGATTGCGTATGTACTGAAGAGGATTGTACGGGCGTCCAATCCTAGCCTTAGACTCGTTGGTGGAAGTTCTAGACATCTGAATAGAGTCAGTTGATGTGCAAGGGGGACTGGCTATCAACCCTTTGGTCGTTCGAGGTACCTCCAATGGCGGCAACAGTTCCAGGACTCTTCTGTATTGGGCCATGAGGTCCAAATACTCTTTCGCCTTCTGCGCGCGTGCCAAAGTAGATTGAGAAAAATGGTAGCGGTAGCCCCCTTCGGGTTCAAATGCTGGCTGTAGAGGGCTGAGCACCCTCCCCGGACCTATCCTCGGTGACCGATCAGGCTTGGGAGAGATAGTTTGTGAAATTCTTCTTTGTTGCTGAAGGTGATGTCTCAAGCTGCCTCCTGTGGTACCATCAGGCAACGGTGCCAATCTAGGTAGCGCTGGCTGCGTAATGCTTCTCCTAGATGCGAGGCGTCTGGATTCGCTCAAGTTTAGGGCCATATTAACAATCTGTGCCGATTCCAGATCCATTTGCGTAATGCTCGTTCGAGGCGACGATCCAACAGCTGTGTCTCCCGCAAGGGAGTCGCGCTCGCGCCTGGTGAGGGTAGAGGATGCCGATATTGGGTCAGAGTGGCCACCCCCCGTTGGCTCATACTCCCCAGTGAGCATAGAAGGCCCTGAGCTGCCCGAGAGAGTTCTCGGGTAGGGTCTGGTCTGGTCATGCTGAGCATTTCGAAGCCTGTATTGATCGGTCGACTTTCGGTATTGCCTATCGGCTCGCGGGTTGATATGCGCGTCGCGCTCGCGAGTATGGGGGTTGAATAGAGGATCGTTGAGAAGAAAAGCGCCACTCGGTCGATGTTTATGGCCACGGGACGCATTAAGTGACCGCCGCTTCTCGATCAGGTTTCGGCTGTCCAGGCGCATCGACGACTTCGCTAGAGGGTCGAGCTCCTCGTGGAGCGGTGCCGGGTTAGAGTCGGGGGGTGATACGTTTATAAAGCTGTTCTGTAAGCTGGAGGACGGTCCTCGTTCGAACGCACTGGAGTGGCGTGCCGCCCGCTGTGGACGCAGATGGGAGGGTGGGCTAACAtcgtgggcggtggtgttggtggtgtggtcaGTCATTTCGGAGCTCCCTTCGCCCTGAGGCGAATCTCTCGGGGTTCCAACTCAAAGATATTCGATATGGCGATACATTTTCTACGCCGTGTTGCAGGTGGTGTCTGGTGCGTTAGGCGATGCTAGCAGAGGAGCTGAGAGCCAGAATTTTCCATGTGAAGCTCCGACGtcaggagggaggtggtgggaatCCTCTCATTCGCCAGGGTCCAAGTTCAATGTCTGGTTGGTGTTCCCCAGAGAACCAAGCTTGGCTTCATCTTCAGTGAGTTTCAGGGAAACCCCTCGGGTCGGCAGGCAACTGGCCCACTGTTAGCCGCAAACAAGCATGGGGTTGAAGTCGCTGTCAGCGCTATCCATGCACAATGCATGGGACTTTAAACGGCCCTTGGCTTGTCACTGGCACATTGTACACAAATTACTGGCACTGCAAAACATTAAACGAGGTCTTAAAAGATAGTCAAAAGGttttaaaagatagttagtaggcctttaaagatatttcACAGGCCTATTAGTTTACTGTCGAGGCATGGTATACAACATCATATGGGCCACTTACTCTTGCTGTGTCAATTATTTTGTGGGCAGGGTGCACTCCACACTACAACTCCATCTTATATTTGAGAATGCAACGTCTTGTTTCTGCGGCTACTAGTAACTTCTCTCCCTCTGATACCTCCTAtgtctcctcctcagaaTACTTTCCACGTAGTGCTTCTTGCACTTGCGGCACGCTCTGCCTTTACAGGCAGGGCACTGTCGAGTACAACTCAtccaccccttcttcacccttCCACAAAGGAAGCACTCAGCTCGTCCAAACCTCACGGCCCAGCCTGTGAGAGCATGGCGGCAGTAAAACGGTGCCTCTTCTGTTGCCACACTTTGAACTTCACTTTCAGAGTATGTTTGAGTGCTTTCGCTCTCTGAGTTCTGAGCACTTTGAACCGGCTCTTGGGTCGGAAATGCCTCCGTCCACAAATCGTCCTCTGCCCCCCTGAAGCTTTCCTGGTGTTGGTGAACCATCCTTTCGCTTTCTTCCACCCATCTTTGCCATCGTCTCCGCTCCCATTCTTCCCTTTGGCGGTTTCCTTCTCGTCTAGTTCGTTCGTATCTTTCGGCTCGCTCAGCTTGCAGAACTGCCTCGAGTTCCTCAATATGCCGAACTGCCCTAAGCCTCCGCTCCTCCCATTCCATTTCCCGTCGCCCTTGCTTTTGCCCTCTAAGCTTGTCTTTGGCCTCTGGTTCTTCTTGGTCCTTGGCCCTCCTTGAAGCGTCCTCGGCCTGTCTCTCTGCTTGGAGGCGGATCCATTCAGCCACAAATTCCCGTTGTCTCTTGGCTTCAAATCGATTCCACTCATTTCGAATCTTTTCGGGTCTTTCCGCTTCTCTCCGTGCTTTTCCCCGTGTGGTGATTTCCCTTTCAGAAGCCTCAATTTCTCGTCTTGCagcatcctcttcttcggaaGCCAGCTTCCGGTAGCGGAACCACTCGACTCTAATACGAGGGTATTCTTCGTCGTAACGTGTGCGTTTGTCCTCATCGCGAAGGTAGTCATAAGCTTCTTGAACCTACCTCACTTGTCAGCGAATGCCAGAAATTGACAACATGAGGAGGTGACAAACCCTGCGGAACTCGGCCGTATCACCGTCGTTGCCTGGCCCCCTCTTGTCAGGGTGATGCTGCTTGATCAGCTTGAGCCAAGCGGCCTTGATATCCCTTCTCTCGATGTAGGTGTGTTCGTCGTCAAAGGTCGGGAACCCGAGATCAAAGTAGTAATCTGGCTTTGCTGGCTCAACGTTGGTAGGGTATATGGGGTCCATGATTGCTTGACTGTCTCATTGGCATTGCTGAACGCGAGAGAAAGGGGGTATCGAGGAGATCTTGATGAGTAAGGAAGGCCAACGACCCAGTCGTTGCCAAAGGAAGTGTGAGGATTTGAACTGAAAACTCTTCACGAAAAATGAAGCCAGCCAGCTGGGAGCGTTGATGTCGGATGGAGCCATATTATAAATTCATCCTATCTATGAGATATCTATTGTTG is a window of Podospora pseudopauciseta strain CBS 411.78 chromosome 1, whole genome shotgun sequence DNA encoding:
- a CDS encoding hypothetical protein (COG:M; EggNog:ENOG50KOG1808) produces the protein MDPIYPTNVEPAKPDYYFDLGFPTFDDEHTYIERRDIKAAWLKLIKQHHPDKRGPGNDGDTAEFRRVQEAYDYLRDEDKRTRYDEEYPRIRVEWFRYRKLASEEEDAARREIEASEREITTRGKARREAERPEKIRNEWNRFEAKRQREFVAEWIRLQAERQAEDASRRAKDQEEPEAKDKLRGQKQGRREMEWEERRLRAVRHIEELEAVLQAERAERYERTRREGNRQREEWERRRWQRWVEESERMVHQHQESFRGAEDDLWTEAFPTQEPVQSAQNSESESTQTYSESEVQSVATEEAPFYCRHALTGWAVRFGRAECFLCGRVKKGWMSCTRQCPACKGRACRKCKKHYVESILRRRHRRYQRERSY
- a CDS encoding hypothetical protein (EggNog:ENOG503NVV3), which gives rise to MTDHTTNTTAHDVSPPSHLRPQRAARHSSAFERGPSSSLQNSFINVSPPDSNPAPLHEELDPLAKSSMRLDSRNLIEKRRSLNASRGHKHRPSGAFLLNDPLFNPHTRERDAHINPRADRQYRKSTDQYRLRNAQHDQTRPYPRTLSGSSGPSMLTGEYEPTGGGHSDPISASSTLTRRERDSLAGDTAVGSSPRTSITQMDLESAQIVNMALNLSESRRLASRRSITQPALPRLAPLPDGTTGGSLRHHLQQQRRISQTISPKPDRSPRIGPGRVLSPLQPAFEPEGGYRYHFSQSTLARAQKAKEYLDLMAQYRRVLELLPPLEMSRTSTNESKARIGRPYNPLQYIRNRKVRARERKAIDGEGQGFNDVPRVSEWIDEVAKWVATGQARIPGNPALPPFSGAQAASFQSSPPSNVSRSTTSAAKPKRPRVDWAIDPADMIADVYWLELDDNKRLVEDRHWKRVFPQGTDASRPLPLRDEAPRLTTPSSTKDSSDSGEKPQPEAPPPKHEHEHVLSTARDRAQQKLRALKGSHHRQNSSVNNRDFLRIRRASVSESSDTDSDRRRRARAGTATTTVRSVLEKQMEEMIAREQRGSESSPALYDHEALRMKFASLNPATPERDLLNNAASDATQTKPLSRGTDSRADLSEGECRLTGLHHRPSPPVPGRASLEVPSRGRRFSVDYDTSQPNSPDLRPNRDVGLVPAIGMDLSPLSSRPSSPSRNPLSKVKSIFRERSKERIADNYASAEEPETPAPLNEKLFASPEPDWSAVSSPERRPSRSPIGRIVTKGTDSSHRSHKSVGSVKLKPEDVGGGLRSLFRGPRIDTVLRSGVSKISDMVWRKDAGDDQYSTTSSSDSEAEARGRSRGPRVFRRGHGRTPSTQNGKHQVEPLPQFVSVANTAKPANSEQQTGLLPHPPAQPLSRRSSRFDLLKPPRIDIQDASPSASPPPLLERRKEQVESDVESRKSADWRIDRTDMAPLPFHKPRQFSTVSSSRHWSIADRGGSTPTRPVISKREIARLKALILSSGIHAMEVDRRAKDRKLLTSPHSSHISSHSPDGQPDFAWKDVISLCPDPETRHRLVTRPVAQIDLYPLAARTLSSAMEATAAQFQFTHDKFARETAPHLEKKVEATRWKIAGELTDLAHRAADEADEANHDLVAGQRLKVKRVVDHIEKMLRRRRRRFRWLRRAGWLGVEWVLVGFMWWVWFMVMISRVVIGLGRGGWRLVRWLLWLE